The following proteins are co-located in the Pedobacter sp. FW305-3-2-15-E-R2A2 genome:
- a CDS encoding RagB/SusD family nutrient uptake outer membrane protein codes for MKALRYLLLLIIVTGSVSCKKFLDTKPTDTLSPDYYYATEAQMNNSLTGVYDIMGSENVYGNSIFTRLTAATDESYYQRSAQATGTQVLNFDSSDPDIRLLWQSLYQGIERANLVLANIKKPLMDETKRGVIEGEALFLRAYYHFLLVSNWGDVPLILKPTVSIVATDVARTPAREVYNQVLTDMTKAEGLVKSINEIGFGGRVSKSAVQGILARVNLYMAGYPLKDVSRYAEALSWAKKVVSGPAGHALNNDYKQIFINYAQDKYDTKESIWEVEFWGNRIGNAYTEAGRVGNNNGILCSNEKEGYSYGFIGATPGLFKLYENGDLRRDWAIAPFKYSGATTTRINWTAAEIYQRNSGKFRREYELLEKQKNYTPQNFPLLRYADVLLMLAEADNEVNGPGAEGINAVNLLRKRAFGKNLSGEQLRTINVTDGGTGYLATNPPVVTITGGGASRNATATVTIAAGKITAVNITDFGAFYTSIPTVTISGGVGTGAAASATISTPGDEALTATQTASKDAFRIVIKNEREKELCFEALRRADLIRWEEYLGNLQKTAADVTAGAPASFKYIAMGGNNVDVRHLLFPIPLYETSVNKLLLPNNKGW; via the coding sequence ATGAAAGCGTTAAGATATTTATTACTTCTCATTATAGTTACCGGAAGTGTTTCCTGTAAAAAGTTCCTGGATACCAAACCAACAGACACCTTATCTCCGGATTATTACTATGCAACTGAGGCGCAGATGAACAACTCGCTGACCGGCGTCTATGACATTATGGGGAGTGAGAATGTGTACGGAAATTCCATCTTTACCAGACTCACTGCGGCTACCGATGAAAGTTATTACCAAAGGAGTGCTCAGGCGACGGGTACACAGGTATTGAACTTTGATTCCTCTGATCCCGATATCCGCTTGCTTTGGCAATCGCTTTATCAGGGAATCGAGCGGGCAAACCTGGTATTGGCCAATATTAAAAAGCCGTTGATGGACGAGACAAAGCGGGGGGTGATTGAGGGGGAAGCCTTATTTTTAAGGGCATATTATCACTTTTTGCTCGTTAGCAATTGGGGAGATGTACCGTTGATCCTGAAACCTACCGTTTCTATTGTTGCGACTGATGTGGCCAGAACTCCTGCAAGGGAAGTCTACAACCAGGTTCTTACGGATATGACGAAGGCCGAAGGTCTGGTGAAATCCATTAACGAAATTGGATTTGGAGGTCGTGTGAGCAAAAGTGCCGTGCAGGGAATCCTGGCCAGGGTGAACCTGTATATGGCAGGATATCCTTTGAAAGATGTTTCCAGATATGCGGAAGCGTTGTCCTGGGCTAAAAAAGTCGTTTCAGGTCCTGCTGGTCATGCTTTGAATAACGATTACAAACAGATTTTTATCAACTATGCGCAGGATAAGTACGACACTAAGGAGAGCATCTGGGAAGTGGAGTTCTGGGGAAACCGTATCGGGAATGCCTATACCGAAGCTGGAAGAGTTGGGAACAACAATGGTATTTTATGCAGCAATGAAAAAGAAGGATACAGCTATGGATTTATAGGGGCAACGCCAGGATTGTTCAAGCTATATGAGAACGGAGACCTGCGCAGGGACTGGGCCATTGCACCATTTAAATATAGCGGCGCAACGACCACCCGGATCAACTGGACTGCTGCAGAAATCTATCAGCGAAACTCAGGTAAATTCAGAAGAGAATACGAGTTGCTGGAGAAACAGAAGAATTATACCCCTCAAAATTTCCCATTGTTAAGGTATGCAGATGTCCTGCTGATGCTTGCTGAGGCGGATAATGAAGTAAACGGGCCCGGTGCTGAAGGTATCAATGCCGTAAACTTGCTAAGGAAACGGGCTTTCGGCAAGAATCTGTCGGGCGAACAATTGAGAACCATTAACGTAACTGATGGCGGGACCGGATATCTTGCAACCAACCCTCCGGTAGTCACGATTACAGGTGGGGGGGCAAGCCGAAATGCTACTGCTACGGTGACCATTGCTGCTGGTAAAATTACAGCGGTCAACATTACCGATTTTGGTGCTTTTTACACTTCCATCCCTACAGTGACCATTTCCGGTGGCGTAGGAACAGGAGCGGCAGCCAGTGCAACAATTTCGACTCCGGGAGATGAGGCTTTAACAGCGACACAAACGGCTTCAAAAGATGCCTTTCGCATCGTAATTAAGAATGAAAGAGAGAAAGAGCTTTGCTTTGAGGCTTTGCGCAGGGCAGATCTGATCCGCTGGGAAGAGTACCTGGGTAACCTGCAGAAGACAGCTGCGGACGTCACTGCAGGAGCTCCGGCAAGTTTCAAATACATTGCGATGGGAGGAAATAATGTGGATGTCAGACATCTCCTGTTCCCGATTCCATTGTACGAAACTTCGGTGAACAAACTCTTGCTTCCAAACAATAAAGGCTGGTAA